The Spirosoma foliorum genome has a window encoding:
- a CDS encoding peptide chain release factor 3 has protein sequence MQTNIQAETARRRTFAIISHPDAGKTTLTEKLLLFGGAIQTAGAVKSNKIKKTATSDFMEIEKQRGISVATSVMTFEYDNLKINILDTPGHKDFAEDTYRTLTAVDSVILVIDCVKGVEEQTERLMEVCRMRDSPVIIFINKLDREGRNPFDLLDELEEKLNIRVRPMTWPVNMGSDFKGVYNLIEKKLYFFKVNKTKVEDDVLAIDLADDLLDQKVGARDAAQLREDVELIEGVYDDFDRQAYLDGKLAPVFFGSAVNNFGVKELLEGFCDISPEPIARPTDKREVFPDEKNFSGFVFKIHANLDPRHRDRIAFLRICSGVFERNKFYHHTRLDKNVRFASPFSFMADSKSVVEEGFPGDVVGLYDTGTFKIGDTLTEGEELQFQGIPSFSPEIFKELVNLDPMKSKQLDKGIQQLTDEGVAQLFTLELGNRKIVGTVGELQFEVIQYRLENEYGAKCRWVHLNYTKACWITAENPVKLAEFIRLKGNQIAYDKDQNPVFLAESDWMLRMNQQNNPDIQFHLTSEFKVAA, from the coding sequence ATGCAAACCAATATACAGGCTGAAACCGCTCGTCGGCGGACATTTGCCATCATTAGTCACCCCGATGCGGGGAAAACAACACTGACCGAAAAACTTCTCCTGTTTGGAGGAGCCATCCAGACTGCCGGAGCTGTTAAATCTAATAAGATTAAAAAAACAGCTACGTCAGATTTTATGGAAATTGAGAAACAACGGGGTATTTCCGTGGCTACCTCGGTGATGACTTTCGAGTACGATAATCTGAAGATCAATATCCTCGATACACCTGGTCACAAAGATTTTGCCGAAGATACCTACCGCACATTAACCGCCGTTGATAGTGTTATTCTGGTGATTGACTGCGTAAAAGGCGTAGAGGAACAGACCGAGCGACTCATGGAAGTTTGCCGGATGCGTGACTCGCCGGTTATTATTTTTATCAATAAACTCGACCGCGAAGGCCGTAATCCGTTCGACTTGTTGGATGAGTTAGAGGAGAAACTGAACATACGTGTGCGGCCCATGACCTGGCCGGTCAATATGGGGTCAGATTTTAAAGGAGTTTATAACCTGATCGAGAAAAAGTTATATTTCTTCAAAGTCAATAAGACTAAAGTAGAAGACGATGTCCTGGCTATTGATTTGGCGGATGATCTACTGGATCAGAAGGTAGGGGCTCGGGATGCGGCTCAACTTCGCGAGGATGTTGAATTGATTGAAGGCGTGTACGACGATTTTGATCGGCAAGCGTATCTGGACGGAAAATTAGCGCCTGTGTTCTTTGGCTCAGCCGTCAATAACTTTGGTGTTAAGGAGTTGCTCGAAGGGTTCTGCGATATTTCACCGGAACCCATCGCCCGGCCGACCGATAAGCGGGAAGTGTTTCCAGATGAGAAAAACTTCAGCGGGTTTGTCTTTAAGATCCACGCCAACCTCGATCCGCGCCATCGTGACCGGATCGCCTTCCTACGGATTTGTTCAGGGGTATTCGAACGGAATAAGTTTTACCACCATACGCGCCTGGATAAAAACGTACGCTTTGCCAGCCCATTCAGTTTTATGGCTGATAGCAAGAGCGTAGTGGAAGAAGGATTTCCCGGAGACGTAGTTGGGTTATACGACACAGGTACGTTCAAAATTGGTGATACGCTGACAGAAGGCGAAGAATTACAATTCCAGGGTATTCCGAGTTTCTCTCCCGAGATTTTCAAGGAGCTTGTCAACCTCGACCCGATGAAGTCGAAGCAATTGGATAAGGGTATTCAGCAGTTAACCGATGAAGGAGTAGCTCAGCTATTTACACTTGAATTGGGTAACCGAAAAATTGTTGGCACCGTGGGTGAACTTCAGTTTGAGGTAATTCAATACCGATTAGAGAACGAATACGGGGCGAAATGTCGTTGGGTACACCTGAATTACACCAAGGCCTGCTGGATTACAGCGGAGAACCCGGTTAAACTGGCTGAATTTATCCGATTAAAAGGCAATCAGATTGCTTACGATAAGGATCAGAACCCTGTTTTTCTGGCCGAATCGGACTGGATGCTACGGATGAACCAGCAAAATAACCCTGATATTCAGTTCCATCTGACATCAGAATTTAAAGTGGCAGCCTAA
- a CDS encoding ABC transporter ATP-binding protein gives MIKLSNVSFGYQRGRPLYEGLDLSLSTGSIYGLLGPNGAGKSTLLRLVSGLLYPKSGTIRVGDYLPGNRQPAFLEDMFLVPEEFYMPSVRIRQFVDSNAPFYPRFDREQMKNYIQEFGLTDNQKLNELSYGQKKKVLIGFGLATNTAVLLMDEPTNGLDIPSKSQFRRLVAGAVDERRTVVISTHQVRDLETLIDPVVILAENSRSNMTVALKASVEAITAKLWFGMVSELDTNRPILYSERAIGGYAIVAENLTGEPSRLDLERLFNTVQAEPRRISQLFSDTSIYATL, from the coding sequence ATGATCAAGCTAAGTAATGTATCGTTTGGTTATCAACGGGGGAGGCCGCTTTACGAAGGTCTTGACTTAAGCCTGTCAACAGGGTCAATTTATGGATTACTGGGGCCTAACGGGGCCGGGAAATCGACGCTTCTGCGTTTGGTGTCTGGCTTATTGTACCCAAAATCAGGCACGATTCGAGTTGGCGACTATCTGCCCGGCAATCGCCAGCCAGCATTTCTGGAAGATATGTTTCTGGTGCCCGAAGAGTTCTATATGCCCTCGGTACGTATTCGGCAGTTTGTTGACTCCAATGCGCCATTTTACCCCCGTTTCGACCGAGAGCAAATGAAAAACTATATTCAGGAGTTCGGTTTGACCGACAATCAGAAACTGAATGAACTCTCGTATGGGCAGAAGAAAAAAGTACTGATTGGATTCGGTTTGGCCACGAATACGGCCGTATTGCTGATGGATGAACCAACAAATGGGCTCGATATTCCCTCAAAAAGCCAGTTTCGCCGATTGGTTGCCGGAGCGGTTGATGAACGTCGGACAGTGGTGATTTCGACACACCAGGTTCGTGATCTCGAAACACTGATTGATCCGGTTGTGATTCTAGCCGAGAATTCCCGTTCGAATATGACCGTCGCGCTGAAAGCCAGCGTAGAGGCTATTACGGCCAAATTGTGGTTCGGCATGGTTTCGGAACTGGATACAAACCGCCCGATTTTGTATTCCGAGCGAGCCATAGGCGGGTATGCCATTGTTGCCGAAAACCTGACGGGTGAACCCAGTCGACTCGATTTGGAGCGGCTTTTCAATACGGTTCAGGCCGAACCACGCCGGATTAGTCAATTGTTTTCAGACACCTCAATCTATGCAACCCTATGA